Genomic segment of Coturnix japonica isolate 7356 chromosome 24, Coturnix japonica 2.1, whole genome shotgun sequence:
ACTCGCCcactcttcttcctccttctatGCACAAACACTGTTGCTCCCATTGCACATGAAGACACCTGGGAAGACCCCATGGAGCTGACACAGCAGCTGTCACCGAATGCGTCTACAGACCCCAGCAATATTCCCCAGGGAAACATGGGAGAATCCCACCAGCATCTGCCCTGCATGTGGGCACCGGAGCAGGGGACAGCGTGTTACAGCCCCGCTGGGACAGCCCTGCCTTGGTGCTCACCTTGTCCCGCTCCTTCCGGATGCTGGCGTCCAGGCTGGAgagcttctcctgcagctgctgcaccacctcctgctcctgctgcagccgTGCCACCTCTGACTCCCGCTCGCCCTGCAGCAGTGCCCTCTCCATCTCTGCCTGGGGGGACACAGCAATGTCAGCATGGCTGCTCCGGCCCCCTCTGCTACCCAGTGCCCACTTGGGTGCTGCCCAGACCCTCACCTCTTGTGAtgtctcctgcagctgctgctccagctccttgACGCGGCCTTTCAGCTCATCCAGGCGGCTGAACACGCAGGCTCGCTCCTCTTCCAGCCGGTGTGCCTCCTTGGCACGGGGGCCTGACAGCTCCTCATGCTGCAGAGGGGGCaggtcagcacagcacagcacagaacagcacagcccagacatccccatcccctcaccTCGTGGTGTGTGCTCTCGGTGCTGCTGCACTCCTCCTTCAGGTTCTCTTCATCTGACCTCTCCAGGCTCTCCCTCTGCCGCAGCAcacccagctcctctgcagcacggcccagccctgctgtgctcctcgGTGCCCGCCGGCCAGCATCCACAtggccaggcagcagctcagagccatCCGTCTTGGTGTACTCAGCACAGAGGTTCAGGATGGTCTCCAGGCGCTGCCGCTCCTGCAGGGAGGTTTGGTCAGTGCAGACCTGCAGCACCCATCCCCATGCCCAACAATGTCCCTCACCAGTATGGCTGCATGCATTGCTGCAGGGCACCGGGCTCACTGCTGTGCCTGGGGAGGGCTCACAGTGCCCGTCTGGCagcagggcacacacacacagaccgCAGCGTGATGGTGCCAGGGCCAACATCTCCACAATGAGGAAGGGAAACTGTTTcttggctgccagcagctcaccacaaccacagcagcaggactCAGGGCACTTCCCTGtttcccagcagcatcccctgtgTGTCACCCTGCCCTGTGTGTCCCACTCCCACGCACCCCGGGTCATCACCAGCTCTGCACACAGGAAGCGCTTCCTCCAGCTCTGGGCACATCGCCCATGTTGGGAAGGTCCCAGCTGCCCTGATGGACTTCAAACACTGCGCACcgggggctgtgctgctccatgccCCAGCATAGTGCACTCAAACAGCCCTGGCAGTAATCAGAGCATCAGCCCACAGTGTGTGCAGCATGCCCAGGGCTGGAGACAGACTAATTACAGACAGCAGCCCCGGCTGAACGCCGTGCTGCCTCTGCAAGGGGCTATTTCTAGGTGGTGATTCAGGCTGTCTGTGCCTGCCGTGACTCAGGACTGAGTAAACAGGGCTCCTGCTGCCCGTACCAAGCATAGGGATGGGCAGAGggcaggcagcacccagcagggtCCTGGATGGCACCTAGGGAGGTGAACACAGATGGGGCTTCTGCAGGGTACCTCAAGACCTTGAGGGTATGGCTGATGTATGGCACATCAGCCCTCCCTGGGGAAACACAGGTGGTACCTCACACCAGCCATGGGCATCACTGAGTGCAACGCTGGCAGGGAGACACACGTATCTCCTGCACTGCACACCCCACCTGTGTGAGCCATGGCCAGGCAGTGCTGTTCTGGCCCCAAGGAGCACTGTCCCGGTCCTGCTGCCCCTACAGCCCCCGGCTGCTCCCAGCAATCCactgggcagcagggagagacAGATGCACAAGGCAAGCCCCACCCAGGCAGCTGTTCGCTCTATAAAAACTCTATCCCCATCCCTAAATATAGAGATGCAATGCCCACAGAGCCTCCCAGCAGTCACCAGCCGGGAACAGCATCTGCACACCATGCACAGGCAGCCACCGTGTCCCTGCTGAGCCGCAGCCCTGGCAAGGCACACTTGCTTCACTTTGCAGACCCAGAGGCACTAAAAATTACACATCCACAACCAAAGGCAGCCGTGCACATCAGCACAACGCTGCCCCAGGCTGAGCCCGTAATttccctggctgctgcaggcagaggggcTTGGTGcgaggcagcagctccccataCACTGGGGGCACCAACTGCCACTCCTGGCCATAATCTCTCCGGATAAACTCGAGCCCAGGAGCCTGTTCACATCATTCATAAGCTGCCGTCAGCAAAATCCCCAGGAGTAAAGGCctacattttgaaaacaagctCAAAGCCATTTGCAAAGAGGCCGCCTCGCACTTGCCGGGGCTGCCCCCGGCCCCTCCAACCCTTGGCTCCAGCTGCCAGTCCCGGGTCAGGTCTCCCTCCCGCAGCATTGCAGCCCCCCGCGCCCCTCTGCTCACCAGGCgctccatctcctgctcccGCATCCGCTCCTCGCGCTGCCGCCGGTGGTATTCCAGCAGATCGTCCTCGTTGTCGCTGATCTCGGTGATGCTGTTCTTACGCTCCCGCACACCCGCCGGCAGCCGCACGTCCCCCGAAAGCTTCCTCTGGGCGCGGGGGCTCTGCCGGGGGGAGGGCACGGCCAGGGAGCCCAGGCTGTGTGCGGGACTCAGGCACGAGCTGAAACTGGGCCGGCGCGTGGACGGCTCCGTCGACAGCGGGGACGAGGGGCTCCCGGCTCGGCTGTTCCTGCCGCCCGCGGGGCTCGGCTCCTCGTGGCCCTTGCGCCTGGTTCGGGGGCTTCCAGGGACCTCCCTGCCCAGCCGGGGCTGCGGGGACGGGGCATCCGGGGCCGCCCGGGGGCTGGCGGCTCGACGTGACAAGGACGGGCTGAGGGGCGGCAGCTCCCGCATGCTCTCCACGTTCCTCCGAGCTGCCCGCGGGCTCTCGGGGGGCTGCAGCCCACGGCCGCTCTGGCTGCCGTGCGCCGACCCCACGGCGTCCGGGAGATGCCTGGGTGCGGGCTGCCGGCCGGGAGCGGGGGGGTCCCTCGGCTCTCGGAAGGGGCTGGGCGGCCGCTCCTGCAGGGCCGCCCGCACCCGCGGCACCGAGGAGCCCAATGTCCGGGGGGCTGCCCGGGGGCTGCCGGGCGGCTGGGCGCGGGGACTGCCCGCCCTGTGCTCCCCGAGGGGGTGCGGGACCGCGGGGCTGTCCAAGGCACCCCGCCAGGCGCGGGGGCTCTCCGCCGGCCGAGCGTCACTGGGGCCCCCGTAGGGCGGCGGCGGTGGGCGCTGCGGAGGGGGCTGCACGGCGTGGTTGTAGCTGGAGGAGCGGAGTGGCACCACGGGGGGCACGGGCGGgccctgctcctggctgctgggcGAGTGGCTGGTGTAGCCTCCGCTGCTGGCGGGCGAGGACAGCGGGGAGAAGGGCGGCGAGGCGTTCTCGTAGCTGGAGCCCCCCGAGGCGGCACCGGGGCTCAGTGGGGGGGACAGGAGGCAGCGCCCACCCCCGTTCACCATGGGGCAGTGCGGGGACTGTCCGCGGGAGGGCGGCTTCTTGCTGGAGGACACGGGATCCTCCAGCACCAGCGAGTCCATGATGTCCTGCAAGTCCTTCTCGATTGAGCTCACCAGGGAGCTGTGGCTGGGCTCCCGCGCGGGCAGTTGGCGGCTGCCATTCACCATGGCCTCGGGCTCTGCGGGCAGACGTGGGAGTGGGCGTCAGAGTGGACAGGGGCACCAcgcagccctgctcctgcagcccctgagcagcacagctctgcagacagcCCCTCACCCAGCCCAGCTCCGCTTCATGCTGCCTTGCAGGGGGCACACTGATAGGGCAAGAGAGGGAGGCTGGCACCCAGCTGGCAGACCCAGTTCACTTCCATTAAACACTCCCTCCCCACAGTGCAAGGCTCCTGCCTGCAAAATCATATTGTGCACAGCCAGCCAGGAGGGCACAGGCATGCTGGCATGCAGCCTCCCTGCCTGAGCCCGGCTCGAGGCCATGGTGTGTCTGGACACAGCTCTGCGTGCCACCGATGTGCCTGTCACTCAAAGGACACGCTAATAACAGCAATGGCTGCTCCTGGACAGCACAGCGTCACCACACTGGCATGGAGCAGCACCACATTGGTAGATCTTGAGCTGTCTCAACAAAAGAGACAGGCAGCAGGCAAACACCAGCATGAGACCTGACACCGACCTGACCCCTGCTCCATGTGTACCAAGAATGCATCCCTGCTGAGAGGGACAACATCAGCCCCATGGGGCTGGTGGGACCCAGAGCAGCAGGCATCATTTCTGCACATGCAGTCCTGCCTGGTGTCACAGAGGACAGAGATACAATCAGGAAccaggagggcagcagctgtgggcagttGCAGGATGCTCAGGGGACACAGCTCCTCCTCATGTCCTTACCCCCTGTTCCCAGCTGTAAGGCCTGATATCTTCCCATCCCTCAGCACTGTGCACATGGCACTAATCATAACACAAGCTCACAGCATCCTGCCCTGGTGCTAAgcagggcacagctgcacagaccCAAGTGCCTGGTGACTtccagcacccacagcatccTGTGCCTGGCACCagctgccactggggaagggctgggggcTGTCCCAGCACCAAGCAGGTCCCTACCACCTCCTCAGTGGGGAGGGACCACACTGGGAGCCAGCCAGCAGCAAACATTACTGCTGAAAGCTCCAGTTGtgccctgctcagcacagccatggggacGGTGTGGGGATGGCACGTGGGATCTGCCAGCCTGGATCAGCATAGGGCCTGTCAGATCCCCCTCCCTGGAGCCAGGCTGGAGGCAGGGACCTCACGCCTCACAGACAGACACAGTGAGATAAGCAGCTGCTTCAATTAAGTGCTGCAACCAGGGAAACGGCCTTCGCAGCCTCCTTGTAGCCAGCCCTGCGTGTAAACAGCAACTCTCAGGCAGCAAGGGGGCCTGCATGCAGCCAACTGCCCTATACTCCTGGGCTGAGCGAGGACTGAGAGTAGTCACATAGTAGGGGGCTCAGGTTGGGCAGAAACCTGTTACACTCTTCCCAGGCACCATTAATAATTAACAGACATCAGCACAACCACCAGGCTGAGTCATCAGCTAATGAAGGCACCACAGAGCATCCATGAATGGGCATCACAGGAGTCCAGATCCCAGTGTGATGCCGTGTGACCTTGCACAGCCCTGTACTCCCACCCATACCCAAAAGCACCCCAAACAAGGTCAGGAGGAtgtctgctgcaggcagcttgcAGTGGGACTCTGGAGAGCCCTAACATCCCCGCACACCCACCAGTATGGAGAAGGGCCACCTACTTGCTGGTAGTCCATATAGAGCCGCAGGGCTCCTGCCTCCTGCTGGGATCATGCTCTTCATCCACTTGGCCTCAGCAGGGTGGTTGAAGCGGAGGAAGGTCGCCTGGCCCAGGCAGATGGTGCACCCTGGGAAGAGAGAGGGTTCAGCTCCAGGCTGGGGGGACACGGCTGGAATCCAGGTCACTGCCCACCATCCCCACAGCCCGGTGCATCCCGCATACAGGCACAGCTGGGGCCAcgcacagagcagggctggcagcactCCAGTGCCGCCGCCAGCTGCAGACAAGACAGCTCCTGTCCGCTGTAGGAGAATGCTGCTTCTTGGCCCAAACCCGGAGCCTTCGCAGGGAAAGCTGCCGATTCGCCATCGGGGAGGAATGCAGGGATGGGAGCCAGGCTGCGCCAGCCccagggaacagcagcagaggctgcagatgGTCCCTGCTGAGTGCAGGAGCTCAGACACTGTGCATCGCTCGCTGCACACTGGGGGACAGGCAGGGCAGTAGGGCTGAGTGGCACAGGGAGGGCAGGAGCCCCATTGAGAGCTGCATTCACTGCTCTGCCACCACCTGCATGCAGCTCaatgtgcagcagcagggagtgCTGCCCACACCCACCCTGCAAGGGCTGTAAAAGGCAACTCGGAGGCACACACCGGCGTGTGAAGACAAAAGCATCCGGAAACCACGGTACCAAAGTCCCACACGTGCACCAAGCGCAGGGTGCTGGGAGCGGGCGgcacacagcctgccccatgGCACAGCTACCAGCCAGCATCATGCCGGAGCTGTGAGGCTCCTgcctggcagctgtgctgccgACACACCCCGCTTTGAAGCGCCTCCAGGGCCCCAGGGAGAGGCTCCCTCCTCGCTGTCAGCCGCAGCTGAAAATCCCTTGCTGGAGGGGATGCATTTtttggagcagctgagctggcaACGAGCAGCCAAAGTGCAGCCCCAGCCTCAGCCCCAACAGAGCAGGTGGGTCCAGATGGAGGGAGCTGGGCCGGGAAATCCCCAGGCAGGCGGTGGGAAGGGGAGTGAGGAACACGTCCAGGATCACCCTGTGCCAGGTATGGGGGAGCAGAAATAACAGGAGAGCACATGCCGACCCCAGGTCCCACAGGGGAACTGGCAAAGGGCAGCCCGGTGCCCTCTGTGACACCAACACGCGGATCAGCTCCAGGCAACACAGATCACACCAGGTGAAGAGAAGCCCTGCACACGTTGGGTTCAGCTGGCAGAGCCATGCAGCATCCGATGTGTCCCCGTGCAGATGGGCCCGACTCTGCCATGCTTTCCCAGAAGCTGCTCTCCCCAGAGCGGTGGTCACCAACCTCCTTCCCCATGCCCCCCCATGGCCATCCCGAAGGAGCTGTGTGTGACGCCCAGACATTGCGGACACGGGGATGTCAACAGCGCCTTCACCCATCGCTCATCGGGTCCTTTTCTCCTCCGCCCATGTGGCTTCCATTATCCCCCGGTGGGGGCGACCCGCTGCGAGACCCTGCCCTCCCGAAGCACCCAGCCGCATCCTGCGGGGGGAGCGACGGAAGGTGCGAGGAacacctccctgcagcagcagtgggaccGAACGGCCCCCGGTCCGGCTATGGGGAGCTGCGCACCGGCCGAGCCCGGCCGCCAGCAGCCCCTCCCCGCCCGGCGGTGCGGGAGCCCCCCGGCCGCGGCTCCCGGCCCTTTGTGCGGCTTCCCCGCCCCGGGAGCGCCTCGGATAAATCACCGTCGCTAATGAGGGGCTGTCAAAGGAGCGCAGGATCCGGATTTCTAACTCCGGCGCAACCCGACACCGCGGGCGATGAATGAAATGGCGGATGGAGAAAGGCTCAAAGCAGCCACCGCTGTCGGAAGGGCCGGGCTGCCCGGAGCCGACCCCCCGCCCGGAGCCCCCGCCCCGGCTGCCCACGGAGGCGCGGTGCCCGAAGCCCGACTCGGCGACGGCTCGGCATCGCCCCCGCCCCACGGCCCGCTCCCGACAGACGGATACCGACGGAGGACGATAAACGAGCGAGACGGCGCTGGCGGCGAGGCGACGGGCGGCAGCTCCGCGGGGCGCCGGCAGCCGGGGGCCGCCAAACAAAGCCCAGAACCGGCGCGGTGCCCTCCGCCCCTCCCAGCGCCCTCCCCGTTGCACTCCCGGCGCCTCCGGGCACGGACACGCGTGGCCATCCTCCCCCACCGCCGCGCCGCACTCACCGAGCCCCAGCCGCCCGctggccgccgccgccgccgcccgggcAGCGGGAGCCGCGCTCCGGACCGCCCCGGGGAGGGGCCGCGCGGGCGGGGCGGCTCCGCTGGGCACGGACGGCGCTCCCGGCACGGCAACGTGGGGACCCCGGGAGCAGAAAGAGTGATTCACGGATCAAATTGGGCCGGCACGGAAAATGTGAGAGCGGCCGTGAGGAAACCACCCGCCGCGCTCCGCCACTCGGCGCTGCCCGCGGTCGTGGCCGCTTGGGGTCCCCGACCCTCTCCCGGGGACCGCCCCGAGCTCCCCCCGCGCTCACAGGGGGGCTGTGGCTGGATAAGGGGGTCCAAACCCCTCCAGCCACACGGGGCCGTCTGAGCACCCGGGCCCTCTGCTCCTCGCACACATCAGCAACAGGTCTTGAGGTGGTTTTCTTCTGGAGCGAAGACACCCCCTGAAATGTGCCCACCTCCGGCCAGGAGCTGCGGGTGCTGCACGGCGGTGGCAGGACTGCTCCGGAGATGTGTGTGCTATGTGATGGCACAGCCGTGCCCAGGACGGCCGGACCCTGCCCAGGAGCCGCTAACAGTGATTATCCACAGCCCTACCTTGAGTGAGGCGCGTGGGCCGCTGGATCGTCACACCGTCGATGGTGCAGGCGTTGCCGCAGGGGTGCAGGGTGAGCGTCCCTCGCACGTTCTCGATGTAGCAGTGCTCAGGCGCCAGCCCCGGGCCCTGCAGGACGATGTCCTTCGCAGCCGTGCCAATCATAGTCCTCCCTAAAGAGAGAGGGAGGCTGAGCATCCCCGCTGTCCTGCGGTGAGATGAGCTCCCAGCCGTGTCCACGGGGATCCCTTGAGGAGCCACCACAGGCAGCAAGCAGCCACCTGGGTTAGGGTGCACCCAAAGGTGGGGATGCTTCAGCAGTTGGCACTCACCTTCCTCCAGCGGCAGCAGTGTGATAGCTGTGCTCAGGCGGCCACTGCCCAGGCTCACCAAGTGCGGCTTTTCTGTCTGCACCTTCAGCCCTTTGCCTGTGTCTATCAGGTCCAGGGGGCTGTTCTGTAAGGGTCAGAGCAGGATGGGTCAGGGCTGTGTGGTACAGTGAGCAGGGACAGCCTCACATGTGTCCTGCTTGGCCCCTCCTGGAGCAAGTAGAGACAGAAGCCGCCTCTGTTCCTGCTGTGCACCACAGTAACAGGTCATAAACATTTACGGGCTCCTTATCTTTCCACGGCACAGGATGAGAAGGGAGGGGTGCACACAGAACTTGTGGCAACAGCCTGCTCCTCTGTTCtgcttgctctgctgctctctgcagcacctctcctgcCAGCACCCATGTGCCTCCTAACACACCTGTGTGTGTATGGCCATGCAGACAGAAGGGTGGAGGACAGGCAGGACAGACAGGAGGATGCAGACAGCCCATGGTTCTGACTCCTTCCTTCCCATGCTGCCAACCCTGGAGATCTGCACCAGGAGTGTGCCCAGGTCAGGTCCCACAGGGAAGATCCCTGAGGCTTGGGTTGCTTCTAAGAGGATCCGAGGCAGCAGCCACTTAGCTCAATTGGCTTTACTGCCGATCCTGTAATAGGATTGGGATGAGGAGTGGGTGAGGAGGAGAGCATCgcagcagggctggtgcagAGGGGAAGGGCTCCTTGCTGCATTCCTATGCTCCAGCAGGGCTTCAGTACTGCTGTCACAGTCAGGACTCTCTTCCCCTCCCTGCACCCTGTGCCACTGAGGCAGGACCCTGCCACATGCTGGGACAGAGCCGGTGGGCACAACTTGCCCTGCCTgccacagccctgtgcctcaCCTGGATGATGGTCTGCACCCTGCGGGTCGGGCTGGTTGTGGTCCTGCTGGGAGCCTCCATTGTATTCGCACGGAGGCGCCTGGTGATGTTGGGCACAGGCTGGGAGAGACAGAGGTGTTGATATGAGTGCCAGTGTGGGCACAAGAGCACAGGGTGTGCTGCAGAACCTACGCTCAGCTCCTgtctccagccctgcagctgctgcccaaaGCTGAAATGCATCCCTGCCCAGCAAGCACAGGCTCCAGCACCTTGGAACACCCATATGCATGTTAATCATAGGTAGCAGCCATCACATTGGCGCAGCTCCACAtatgctgcagaaaacagacCCCACTACACATTGGGAGTGGTTGGCAGCTGGGCCCTTATGGCCACAGGcagacacagcagagcagcatccaGCTGTTTGCAGCAACATCTGCCTCTGTGCACAGCGGCTCAcagtgcagcccagcacacccACACGCCTGACTCCAGCACCCAGCTGTGTGCCTTCATCCCCATCTCTGCgcaggctggcagcagccagATTTGGGGGTGCAcaagctcagtgctgcatcccCTCTCACCACCAGCACCCGGAGCCAGTGGGGCAGCAGAGCCACGGCTGCCACTGTTCACCCCTTCGTGCAGCCCAGGGCTCTCCAGCTGTGCACTCTGTCTCCCACCCTATTCCTAACCCTTAagtgcagcccccagcagcaggactggCCCACATGACGCACAGACACGGCACGAGGCCAGCAGCCACCCACAGCCTTCCTCTGCTCGGGGAGGAACCCGGCCCATGAGCAGTGATTTCCCTCTCCTGGTGCTCTCGCCGCTTGTTGTGCCGGGACGCTCTGGGGTTACTAAATTTACCGTCTGCTCCTCACATCCCTCCCTTCCGCCCAAGCCTGGCTGCGTGCAGCTTAACCCTTCCTGGGCAGGCTGGACCCGCCTCGGGAGTGGGCTCACCCTGCTAGGGACCCTgggccagctgctgctcatggtGACAGGGGtcctctccctcccagccccacagcccgtgcagagcagctggggcaCGTGGGGTGCAGTGTGAGCCCTGGGCTCAGCTCCCCGCAGCAGCCCCGCACCAGCATCGCTCACAGTGTCCCACGAGGAAAGGGACAGCACTCCCAGCCCGGCTGGCCCTGAGCGCAGCTGCGGGGGCGAGCGGGCAGCTATTACACACCAcggaaaaaatgaaatgttggaAAACAGCAGGCGTCAGATTCAGGGCTGGGACGGAGCCCAGAACGCTCTACTCGACGCGAGGGCTCTGCGGGGCTGCAACAGCACCGTGCAGGAGGGCTGTTCCAGCTGACGGGCAGAGCACGGGCACAGCCCCTGGGTACCCGAGAGCAGCTCCACGGTCCCCATCGAATGCAGACATTGGGCCTCCGCTTTCCCTTACCTGCCACCCGGTCCTGGTGCGGGCGCTGAGTGGGAGCCTCTGCGGCAAAGTCCCCACGGCCCCGACATGCTGGCGGGGCTGCCTACCGCTGCCAGCGCGCAGGGGAGCCACGCTCCCCAACATCGTGAGACCCCACAGCCCGCCTGCACCTTCGCCAGCGCCGAGGCCCCGGTACGATGTCCGGAGGAAAAGCCAGCGAGGGGCTGGGCTCCGGCATAGGAAGGGAGCGGAGCCAGGGTGGGATCCTGTGCGGGTGTTAACCCCTTCCCAGCACGGAGAGCTCCGCCGCACCGGCGTGCGGCTCCGAGGGGGGGAGAGGGACTGGGGCAGCCCCGGCCTCGCCTCCCCTGTTGGGATCTGCCCCCACTCCCGCCCGCCACCTGCTGCACGACCCTATTCAACCCTGCTGCCCTCCACTCCATCACCCCTGTCGGACCCCAGCACGGACTCTCCCCGCAGCCCACCCTGCCTGGGACGGCTCCATCCCCCCAGGAGCTCCCTGCCCGCTCCTCACCGGTTCCCGTGGAGTTGATGCCCGCCGGCCCCCGACCCTCCGCCTGCAGCGCAGTCCCCCGTCCCGCGCAGCCCCGCACACGCAGCCTCAGGCGGAGGAATGCGGGGCGGGAGTGCGGCCGCCCCGGCCGGCGCCCCACCTCTGGCGCGGACAAGGCggcctttcttctccctccGCAGCCTGTTAAACACGCCGCTTGTTCCCGCCGTGGGAAGAGGCAGAGGCAGCAAATGCCAAAGGGTCGGGCTGAGTTACTGTCAAATAGCGAGCAGTCCCCGTGCCCCCTGCGTGCAGGGGCTGCCCTCGGGCTGGCGGCTCCCGGCACGAAGACAAAAGTCCCTTTCTTCCCCGCGCAGGGCCGAGGCCTCACCTGGGAGGACGCCGGGGCCCCTCCAGCCCGTCCCCACCCAGCGGGCTGCGGGGTGACCCCAGTACCGCAGCTGCTTACAGGGGAGCTCGGCCACGGCTGCGCGGGGGGAGACACAGCAGAGCCGAGCCCTGTCTGCATGAAAACGGGGCCGGGGGCACCCAGTGTTCGGCCACAGAGGGGTACTAGACGTCGGGGGTCCGACGGCCGCGTGTGGAGCAGCGGCGCGCTGCGGGGTGGGACACAGAGGGGGACACCGCGCTCTCCCCGTGCACGAAGCACCGACCCCACGGGTCCCTCCTGCGGTGCCCGAGGGCTCTGCGCGTGGGGACAGGcacctggcagctctgccccaccACGGGGAAGCCCGGAGCAGCCCCTCCATGAGCTGGGCCCGGTGCTCGACGTTCCGCCCGGCCGCTCGGATGAGTCAAGGGCGGAAACCGCgcagcatccacagcctccgTCCAACTTGGCTGCCTGCTCCCACCGCAGCTGCTAACGCGCTCAGAGAGCTCTCACCCCTTCCCACACCCTCTGCCCCGACAAACACGCAACCGGCGGCCTTCCGCAGCTGGAGAGGGCGGAAGCGGGGTGGGAGGGGGGTAGGGGGCATTTGGGGCCGCAggggcggggtgggggggcCGCTTTCAGCCCGGAGCTGCCCCTCGACGCTGGGGTTCAGGGCGGGCACATCTGGCGGAGGTGCGAGAGGGGAAAGCCGCCAGCTGCGGGCAGCGAGGTGCCCCGACGGACCCTGCGTGGGGCAGCCCCTCCCCCGCCTCCCGTCCCACCCCGAGGGGGCGGCGGAGGCCGCATCGCGGTTGCTGGGGTAACGCAACGCGCCCGGCAATAACATCGGCATAAATCAGCCCCAAAGACATCTCCTGCGGGAGCCGAGGAATCCCGGCCGCGCCCGCTGAGCTCAGCGCTGCAGGGAGCGCTCCTGCACCGCCAATGCGCGTTGGCCGAAGGTTCGCAGCGCCGGGAGGGTCGAGTGGGCGGGCGGAGCTCAGCGCCTCGGTACGGCAGAGCAAGGGGGGAACGCTGCCCCGAAGGAGCATCGCAGCAAACGAGGGGCTGAGAGAACGTGAGCTCGGCACAGCCC
This window contains:
- the PHLDB1 gene encoding pleckstrin homology-like domain family B member 1 isoform X8, producing the protein MLGSVAPLRAGSGRQPRQHVGAVGTLPQRLPLSARTRTGWQPVPNITRRLRANTMEAPSRTTTSPTRRVQTIIQNSPLDLIDTGKGLKVQTEKPHLVSLGSGRLSTAITLLPLEEGRTMIGTAAKDIVLQGPGLAPEHCYIENVRGTLTLHPCGNACTIDGVTIQRPTRLTQGCTICLGQATFLRFNHPAEAKWMKSMIPAGGRSPAALYGLPAKPEAMVNGSRQLPAREPSHSSLVSSIEKDLQDIMDSLVLEDPVSSSKKPPSRGQSPHCPMVNGGGRCLLSPPLSPGAASGGSSYENASPPFSPLSSPASSGGYTSHSPSSQEQGPPVPPVVPLRSSSYNHAVQPPPQRPPPPPYGGPSDARPAESPRAWRGALDSPAVPHPLGEHRAGSPRAQPPGSPRAAPRTLGSSVPRVRAALQERPPSPFREPRDPPAPGRQPAPRHLPDAVGSAHGSQSGRGLQPPESPRAARRNVESMRELPPLSPSLSRRAASPRAAPDAPSPQPRLGREVPGSPRTRRKGHEEPSPAGGRNSRAGSPSSPLSTEPSTRRPSFSSCLSPAHSLGSLAVPSPRQSPRAQRKLSGDVRLPAGVRERKNSITEISDNEDDLLEYHRRQREERMREQEMERLERQRLETILNLCAEYTKTDGSELLPGHVDAGRRAPRSTAGLGRAAEELGVLRQRESLERSDEENLKEECSSTESTHHEHEELSGPRAKEAHRLEEERACVFSRLDELKGRVKELEQQLQETSQEAEMERALLQGERESEVARLQQEQEVVQQLQEKLSSLDASIRKERDKERAKVDAERKELEKLRALYNESKSQLDNCPESMREQLREQMRRDAEALEMETKLFEDLEFQQLERESRLEEERETRSQQLLQSRAEYHRSIARRKERVAALDAQAAQIRLQSAQEAERLAQERNDILRLLQKEKEKLASLERRYQLVTGGRSFPKMSSALKEETLHISEPYELLEGTKPLSPPVGAAASLASPSAHSYPKMQEVYRAKMEGDSGALTPRMKSGTPSSSQLNISVLGRSPSPKGPLHAPSHAGSLPRNLAATLQDIETKRQLALQQKADPLPAEPLQTGDVPGQQVIEEQKRRLAELKQKAAAEAQSQWEALHGQNPFPPSYPPLMHHSILHHHHAHGAGPRAEELDHAYDTLSLESSDSMETSISTGNNSACSPDNMSSTSGMDTGKIEEMEKMLKEAHAEKSRLMESREREIELRRQALEDERRRREQLERRLQDETARRQKLVEKEVKMREKHFSQARPLTRYLPIRKEDFDLRLHIESSGHSVDTCYHVILTEKMCKGYLVKMGGKIKSWKKRWFVFDRMKRTVSYYVDKHETKLKGVIYFQAIEEVYYDHLRSAAKSPNPALTFCVKTHDRLYFMVAPSAEAMRIWMDVIVTGAEGYTQFMN
- the PHLDB1 gene encoding pleckstrin homology-like domain family B member 1 isoform X1 — encoded protein: MLGSVAPLRAGSGRQPRQHVGAVGTLPQRLPLSARTRTGWQPVPNITRRLRANTMEAPSRTTTSPTRRVQTIIQNSPLDLIDTGKGLKVQTEKPHLVSLGSGRLSTAITLLPLEEGRTMIGTAAKDIVLQGPGLAPEHCYIENVRGTLTLHPCGNACTIDGVTIQRPTRLTQGCTICLGQATFLRFNHPAEAKWMKSMIPAGGRSPAALYGLPAKPEAMVNGSRQLPAREPSHSSLVSSIEKDLQDIMDSLVLEDPVSSSKKPPSRGQSPHCPMVNGGGRCLLSPPLSPGAASGGSSYENASPPFSPLSSPASSGGYTSHSPSSQEQGPPVPPVVPLRSSSYNHAVQPPPQRPPPPPYGGPSDARPAESPRAWRGALDSPAVPHPLGEHRAGSPRAQPPGSPRAAPRTLGSSVPRVRAALQERPPSPFREPRDPPAPGRQPAPRHLPDAVGSAHGSQSGRGLQPPESPRAARRNVESMRELPPLSPSLSRRAASPRAAPDAPSPQPRLGREVPGSPRTRRKGHEEPSPAGGRNSRAGSPSSPLSTEPSTRRPSFSSCLSPAHSLGSLAVPSPRQSPRAQRKLSGDVRLPAGVRERKNSITEISDNEDDLLEYHRRQREERMREQEMERLERQRLETILNLCAEYTKTDGSELLPGHVDAGRRAPRSTAGLGRAAEELGVLRQRESLERSDEENLKEECSSTESTHHEHEELSGPRAKEAHRLEEERACVFSRLDELKGRVKELEQQLQETSQEAEMERALLQGERESEVARLQQEQEVVQQLQEKLSSLDASIRKERDKERAKVDAERKELEKLRALYNESKSQLDNCPESMREQLREQMRRDAEALEMETKLFEDLEFQQLERESRLEEERETRSQQLLQSRAEYHRSIARRKERVAALDAQAAQIRLQSAQEAERLAQERNDILRLLQKEKEKLASLERRYQLVTGGRSFPKMSSALKEETLHISEPYELLEGTKPLSPPVGAAASLASPSAHSYPKMQEEYMRLSDVFRFYSNAYGSSLDTKASAAAPAAAQRSFLLAVPPAANEYVTIEQLSGILGSVSAPAGSPLGRAPPAPSSSGCAPLPPLPALSPPSISSEMEKQLPGGPVRLPALDLEKWYQQVMAGFETSSPVSPPSSPPPLPAKTHSSQKPLQVYRAKMEGDSGALTPRMKSGTPSSSQLNISVLGRSPSPKGPLHAPSHAGSLPRNLAATLQDIETKRQLALQQKADPLPAEPLQTGDVPGQQVIEEQKRRLAELKQKAAAEAQSQWEALHGQNPFPPSYPPLMHHSILHHHHAHGAGPRAEELDHAYDTLSLESSDSMETSISTGNNSACSPDNMSSTSGMDTGKIEEMEKMLKEAHAEKSRLMESREREIELRRQALEDERRRREQLERRLQDETARRQKLVEKEVKMREKHFSQARPLTRYLPIRKEDFDLRLHIESSGHSVDTCYHVILTEKMCKGYLVKMGGKIKSWKKRWFVFDRMKRTVSYYVDKHETKLKGVIYFQAIEEVYYDHLRSAAKSPNPALTFCVKTHDRLYFMVAPSAEAMRIWMDVIVTGAEGYTQFMN